The window GAGTCGTGGGAATTAGTAAATTAGCTCGGGTTGTAGATGTTTATGGGAAGCGTCTCCAAACTCAAGAGTCAATGACGGCCCAGATAGCTGATACCATCGAAAGAGTCTTAAAGCCAAAAGGAGTAGCGGTAGTAATAGATGCAGCCCATCAGTGCATGAGTTCTAGAGGAGTTCATAAAACAGAAACCAGCACGGTGACCAGTAGAATGCTTGGCTTATTTAGGACCAACTCAAGCACTAGAGCTGAATTTATGAATCTGATAAGTCTTGGATAATAAGAATTAATTTTATTCTTTTGTTCTTGCAGCCATCACCAATTCTGTATCCTCTATTCTTTTATGAATAGACCTGGTTGCGATAAAAACTTCAATAACTAAGCATACCAAAGATATAATTAAGAAAGCCATACAAGTTATAAAAAGAAAAGCTACAGAAAAAGAAGCATCAACTTGGTAAAGACCCTCCAAAAAGAGATTTATTATCACAAAACAAACAAATAGTCCGCTTCCTACTGAAAAACAAATAGCTCCATAACAATATCTACTTCTTAAAATTAATTTTAATCTAGCTTTTTCAAGAACTTCTTTTTCTTTACCGTCACCAAGGCCAAATGAAGCTTTTTGTATACTCCTCATTCGATCTTTAATCCTACCAAGCCTAGAAGTCATTACATTGAGTAATGCCCCTATGCCAGCCAACAAAAATACAGGCGTAACTGCTACCTGCATAATCTCGCTTATATTAAGGCTTGTTGTCGCTTCCATAATAAATATTATAACTTGATTTTCATTAATACATGCTCATGAGAAACCTTGTCTATATCATCTTGTCTTGGCACTCCATTAGATAATCTAACTCCAGCAAAAAATGAATCAACAGGACTATGATTGAGAATATCAGTTAAACCTTGTTTAACTTCATCATAACTAATTATAGATAGGGCCTTTGCTTGTAAAGAATTTCCTCTTATCTGCAAGAACACTCTGCTCTCAGTTTGAAAATTCTTCCACCACACATTTTCAATGGAGGTAACACAAATTATCTCTTTCTCATTTTTCATATAACTTACTGGTGTCCTATACTCTTTGCCCGACCTGCGCCCAAAAAAAGTTATAACCATAATCTTATTACTAAAAATAAAATGCAGTGGAGAATTGAGAAGAGCTATAACTATAGGATTTAAAAATTTAAAAATTAATCGCATAAAGATACCTAAATCTAAATAGACTATATTAGACTAGAATAAATTATTAATATATCTAACTACAAGTTTCTATAATTAATTATTAAAAAATACTAAGAAATTAACTAAATGAACAAGATACCTTTCTATTTCTCTATAGATTTCGAAGATTTTACTCATGATCTGGGAAGGTCTATTGGAAATCCTGCACCTGAATCAAGAGAAAAAGCTCTAGAAGTAAGCTATCAAAGAGCAGAAGAGTTTTCTCAAAAATTCTTCAAAGGAAAGAAAATTACTTTTTTTGTGACAGGAATATTAGCGAGAAAATCTCCCGAACTAATAAAAAAAATATTCTCTGATGGTCATGAAATCGGTTGCCACTATAACTTTCATGACAATATTAATCTTACAAATAGAGAGGATTTTGCAGAAAACTTAGACGCCGCTATAGAATCAATTAAAGAAATTACTGGAGAAAAGCCCCTTGGCTTTAGAGCACCTAACTTCGCGATAGATAAAGACAACCTTTGGGCTTA of the SAR86 cluster bacterium genome contains:
- a CDS encoding nitroreductase/quinone reductase family protein, which produces MVITFFGRRSGKEYRTPVSYMKNEKEIICVTSIENVWWKNFQTESRVFLQIRGNSLQAKALSIISYDEVKQGLTDILNHSPVDSFFAGVRLSNGVPRQDDIDKVSHEHVLMKIKL
- a CDS encoding DUF2721 domain-containing protein; translation: MEATTSLNISEIMQVAVTPVFLLAGIGALLNVMTSRLGRIKDRMRSIQKASFGLGDGKEKEVLEKARLKLILRSRYCYGAICFSVGSGLFVCFVIINLFLEGLYQVDASFSVAFLFITCMAFLIISLVCLVIEVFIATRSIHKRIEDTELVMAARTKE